The following coding sequences lie in one Pelecanus crispus isolate bPelCri1 chromosome 27, bPelCri1.pri, whole genome shotgun sequence genomic window:
- the MCOLN1 gene encoding mucolipin-1, translating into MAASSETERLLGRGPGYGTAESPAVAEEEELRRRLKYFFMSPCDKYRARGRRPVKLGLQLAKILLVTVQLILFGLSNQMVVTFKEENTIAFKHLFLKDYVDGTDDSYAVYTQHDLYDRMFYAVEKYLAIPNETIGRYAYVRGESGGNQSALMLCQQYYRKGRIDPANDTFNIDPKIVTDCLGVDPEDPQPLAPELDRSYKNFTLKFHKLINVTIQFKLKAINIQTIINNELPDCYTFTITITFDNKAHSGRVKIHLDNRADIKECKDPSIFGRGDNSFRLFFDVVVILVCSLSFVLCARSIIRGLMLQHEFSRFFQRHYNQNVCLSDRMEFLNGWYILLVISDVLTVLGTIMKIGIESKNFASYDVCSILLGTSTLLVWVGVIRYLTFFQKYNILIVTLRVALPNVIRFCCCVAVIYLGYCFCGWIVLGPYHVKFRSLSMVSECLFSLINGDDMFVTFAEMQQNSYLVWLFSQIYLYTFISLFIYMVLSLFIALITGSYETIKHQCEGEAPVSQLHAYIAQCKDSPKSGKYRRDSTSSCSIFCCCERAPLQDNTLLVN; encoded by the exons ATGGCGGCTTCGTCTG AAACGGAGCGGCTGCTCGGCCGCGGGCCCGGGTACGGCACGGCCGAGTCTCCGGCCGTGGCGGAGGAAGAAGAGCTGCGACGCCGCCTCAAGTATTTCTTCATGAGCCCCTGCGATAAGTaccgggcccgggggcggcggcccgtcaagctggggctgcagctggccaAGATCCTCCTTGTCACCGTCCAG CTCATCCTCTTTGGGCTCAGCAACCAGATGGTGGTGACGTTCAAGGAGGAGAACACCATCGCCTTCAAACACCTTTTCCTGAAGGACTACGTGGATGGCACGGACGACTCTTACGCCGTCTACACGCAACACGACCTCTACGACCGCATGTTTTACGCCGTGGAGAAG TACTTGGCCATTCCCAACGAGACCATCGGCCGCTACGCCTATGTGCGAGGGGAGAGCGGAGGGAACCAGTCGGCCCTCATGCTGTGCCAGCAGTACTACCGTAAAGGACGCATCGATCCAGCCAACGACACCTTCAACATCGACCCCAAGATTGTCACAG acTGCCTGGGAGTAGATCCCGAGGACCCACAGCCTctggccccagagctggaccgCAGCTACAAGAACTTCACCCTGAAATTCCACAA ACTCATCAACGTCACCATCCAGTTCAAGCTGAAAGCCATCAACATCCAAACCATCATCAACAACGAGCTCCCCGACTGCTACACCTTCACCATCACC ATCACCTTCGACAACAAGGCGCACAGTGGCCGGGTGAAAATCCACCTTGACAACCGGGCTGACATCAAGGAGTGCAAAGATCCCAGCATCTTTGGCCGAG GTGACAACTCCTTCCGGCTGTTCTTCGATGTCGTCGTCATCCTCGTCTGCTCACTCTCCTTTGTCCTCTGCGCTCGCTCCATCATCCGGGGCCTGATGCTGCAGCAC GAGTTCAGCCGATTCTTCCAGCGCCATTACAACCAGAATGTGTGCTTGTCGGACCGGATGGAGTTCCTCAACGGCTGGTACATCCTCCTGGTGATCAGCGACGTCCTCACTGTGCTGGGAACCATCATGAAGATCGGCATCGAGTCCAAG AATTTCGCCAGCTATGACGTCTGCAGCATCCTCCTGGGCACCTCCACACTGCTAGTCTGGGTCGGGGTCATTCGTTACCTCACCTTCTTCCAGAAGTACAAC ATCCTCATCGTCACGCTACGGGTGGCCCTCCCCAACGTCATCCGCTTCTGCTGCTGCGTAGCCGTCATCTACCTGGGCTACTGCTTCTGCGGGTGGATCGTGCTGGGCCCGTACCACGTCAAG TTCCGATCCCTTTCCATGGTGTCCGAGTGCCTCTTCTCCCTCATCAACGGGGACGACATGTTCGTTACCTTTGCCGAGATGCAACAGAACAGCTACTTGGTGTGGCTCTTCAGCCAGATCTACCTGTACACCTTCATCAGCCTCTTCATCTACATGGTCCTCAGCCTCTTCATCGCCCTCATCACCGGCTCATACGAGACCATCAAG CACCAATGCGAGGGCGAAGCGCCCGTCTCCCAGCTCCACGCCTACATCGCCCAGTGCAAGGATAGCCCCAAATCGGGCAAGTACCGTCGCGACAGCACCTCGTCCTGCTCCATCTTCTGCTGCTGCGAGCG GGCTCCTCTGCAGGACAACACGCTGCTGGTGAATTGA